In Chlamydiales bacterium, the following proteins share a genomic window:
- a CDS encoding glycine--tRNA ligase subunit beta encodes MLTFQQLIARLNEFWEKKGCIVHQGHDLEVGAGTFNPVTFLRCLGPEPYNAAYVEPSRRPQDGRYGENPNRVQLFHQYQVVLKPSPKDVQRWYLESLEAIGLSLKKHDIRFVHSDWESPSLGAWGLGWEVWCDGMEVSQFTYFQAIASIPTHPVTAEITYGLERLAMYVQNVDNLFDVKWNDTLTFRDISQHSEVEWSSYNFTEANTKMWHTHFNDYEKEASDLVARNLPIPAYDFVIKASHAFNILDARGVISASERTGYIARIRDLARLVGLEYIASREKLGFPLIKKEKASKLKAAALPKIPKSFNPKKKQDFLLEIGSEELPESFVPVGCRNLERAIQKLLTESGVSFDKLKVFGAPRRLAILVSGLAEGTESKKIEKRGPPVSTAFDPKGELTPQGAGFFKSLNLPTASLSEIRKGKVKNLEIRTIKESDYLFAFLTEEGRSTMLLLADELPKLISALEFPKKMRWAGLDITYARPLHWIVALFGPHVIPFQLGEISSNRFTFGHAQLKPGKIVLKEPKAYLSSLKKGCVLADIEERKESILKQLTAIEKKTKSQALMKERVLSEVLHLTEWPCLISASFATAFLRAPQEVLISEMVEHQKYFPLADSKGKLKNQFVITADRVPTDLICKGNQKVLSARLSDGVFLYEQDLNTPLVKFNDKLKEMTFQKELGSMLDKVMRIYHHVRTLNRALSIADEKKLLRSALLSKADLTSALVGEFPDLQGTAGRYYALAQKEAPEVAEAIAEQWMPRAEEAPLPKTPCGIILSLSDKFDNLLGYFSIGLKPTSSSDPYALRRQTFGMIKILIEGSHSVNLKTLLDECAEQFTSLQKDLKAREKVVEEILQFVTSRAKTVFEAYGFKKDEIEAALRGICYDPFDQFRKVQALHAFRKRAEFPKFLEVYKRAKGQLEKPAKSPFNPALLKEPAEKELWKHVEKIQTQLKNAIDDRDYARAFAHMATFQPFIVRLFDTVKILVDDLDLQNNRIALLHKVFAYFDSLLDFSKIQEMK; translated from the coding sequence ATGCTCACATTTCAACAGCTAATCGCGCGTTTAAACGAGTTCTGGGAGAAGAAGGGGTGCATCGTCCACCAGGGGCACGACTTAGAGGTGGGAGCCGGCACCTTCAATCCCGTGACCTTTTTGCGCTGTCTGGGACCTGAGCCCTACAATGCTGCCTACGTAGAGCCCTCTCGCCGTCCTCAAGATGGCCGTTATGGAGAGAACCCGAATCGCGTTCAGCTCTTTCACCAGTACCAGGTTGTGTTAAAGCCCTCGCCAAAAGATGTTCAGCGCTGGTATTTGGAATCTCTAGAAGCGATCGGCCTCAGCTTAAAGAAACATGACATCCGTTTTGTGCACAGCGACTGGGAGTCTCCGAGCTTGGGAGCGTGGGGGCTCGGTTGGGAGGTCTGGTGCGATGGCATGGAGGTCTCGCAGTTCACCTACTTTCAGGCGATCGCTAGCATTCCGACTCATCCAGTGACCGCTGAGATCACCTACGGTCTGGAGAGGCTCGCGATGTATGTGCAAAACGTCGACAACCTCTTCGATGTGAAGTGGAATGATACGCTCACCTTCAGAGACATCTCTCAACATAGCGAGGTCGAATGGAGCAGCTACAACTTCACTGAAGCGAACACGAAGATGTGGCACACCCACTTCAACGACTACGAAAAAGAGGCGAGCGATCTGGTTGCACGCAACCTGCCAATTCCGGCCTACGACTTTGTGATCAAGGCGTCGCACGCGTTTAACATTCTAGATGCAAGAGGCGTAATCTCCGCATCGGAACGCACAGGGTACATCGCGCGCATCCGAGATCTCGCTCGTCTTGTAGGACTGGAGTATATCGCCTCTCGCGAAAAGCTCGGATTCCCCCTAATCAAAAAGGAGAAGGCTTCTAAGCTAAAAGCCGCAGCTCTTCCTAAAATTCCAAAGTCTTTTAACCCCAAGAAAAAGCAGGATTTCCTTCTCGAGATCGGCTCGGAAGAGCTCCCAGAGAGCTTTGTTCCCGTTGGCTGCAGAAATCTGGAGAGAGCGATCCAGAAACTTCTTACAGAGAGCGGCGTCTCTTTCGACAAGCTTAAAGTTTTTGGTGCGCCGCGAAGGCTCGCTATTCTCGTGAGCGGTCTTGCAGAAGGAACAGAGAGCAAGAAGATCGAAAAGAGGGGGCCGCCGGTCTCCACCGCATTCGATCCGAAAGGAGAGCTCACACCGCAAGGAGCAGGATTCTTTAAGTCGCTGAATCTGCCTACCGCTTCTCTATCTGAGATCAGAAAGGGAAAGGTAAAAAATCTCGAGATCCGCACCATCAAAGAGAGCGACTATCTCTTCGCCTTTTTAACGGAAGAGGGAAGATCGACGATGCTCCTTCTCGCAGATGAGCTTCCAAAGCTCATCTCCGCGCTTGAGTTTCCAAAAAAGATGCGCTGGGCAGGTCTAGATATCACCTACGCAAGGCCACTCCACTGGATCGTTGCACTCTTCGGCCCACATGTGATCCCTTTCCAGCTGGGAGAGATCTCCTCTAACCGCTTCACCTTCGGCCATGCGCAACTCAAACCCGGAAAGATCGTGCTGAAAGAGCCTAAAGCCTACCTCTCTTCACTCAAGAAAGGGTGCGTACTTGCAGATATCGAAGAGCGTAAAGAATCCATTCTTAAACAGCTGACAGCAATAGAGAAGAAGACGAAGAGCCAAGCTCTGATGAAAGAGAGAGTTCTTTCAGAAGTTCTTCACCTCACCGAGTGGCCCTGCCTGATCTCTGCCTCTTTTGCTACCGCATTCTTGCGCGCCCCTCAAGAGGTGCTGATCTCAGAGATGGTCGAGCACCAGAAGTACTTCCCCTTGGCAGACAGTAAAGGCAAGCTAAAAAACCAGTTCGTCATCACAGCCGACAGAGTCCCCACAGACCTGATCTGCAAGGGCAACCAGAAGGTGCTATCGGCGCGTCTATCCGACGGCGTCTTCCTCTATGAGCAGGATCTAAACACTCCCCTCGTGAAGTTCAACGATAAGCTGAAAGAGATGACCTTTCAGAAAGAGCTAGGTTCAATGCTGGATAAGGTGATGCGCATCTACCACCATGTGCGCACATTAAACCGCGCTCTTTCGATTGCAGACGAGAAGAAACTTCTCCGCTCGGCTCTCTTATCAAAAGCAGATCTCACCTCAGCACTCGTAGGCGAGTTCCCCGACCTACAAGGAACAGCAGGGCGCTACTACGCCTTGGCGCAAAAAGAGGCGCCAGAGGTTGCGGAGGCGATTGCAGAGCAGTGGATGCCGCGCGCAGAAGAGGCCCCCCTTCCTAAAACTCCTTGCGGGATCATCTTAAGCTTGTCGGACAAGTTCGATAACCTGCTCGGCTACTTTAGCATCGGCCTCAAGCCCACCTCATCCAGCGATCCCTACGCTCTTAGAAGACAGACATTCGGAATGATCAAGATCCTCATCGAGGGCTCCCACTCTGTCAACTTGAAGACGCTCCTCGATGAGTGCGCAGAGCAGTTTACTTCGCTTCAGAAAGATCTGAAGGCGCGAGAGAAGGTCGTTGAAGAGATCCTCCAGTTTGTCACCTCAAGAGCCAAAACGGTCTTTGAAGCCTACGGCTTTAAAAAAGATGAGATCGAAGCCGCTCTGAGAGGCATCTGCTACGATCCCTTCGACCAGTTCCGCAAAGTGCAGGCGCTGCACGCCTTCCGCAAGAGAGCTGAATTTCCAAAGTTTCTTGAGGTCTACAAGCGCGCCAAGGGGCAGCTTGAAAAGCCAGCAAAGAGCCCTTTCAACCCTGCTCTTCTCAAAGAGCCGGCTGAAAAAGAGCTCTGGAAACATGTGGAGAAGATCCAGACTCAACTGAAAAACGCGATCGACGATAGAGACTATGCGCGCGCTTTTGCGCACATGGCCACCTTCCAGCCCTTCATCGTGCGCCTCTTCGACACCGTGAAGATCCTCGTCGACGACCTCGACCTGCAGAACAACCGCATCGCACTTCTACACAAGGTCTTTGCCTACTTCGACTCTCTTCTCGACTTCAGCAAGATCCAGGAGATGAAATAA
- a CDS encoding CDP-alcohol phosphatidyltransferase family protein has translation MVIALCFTLVRILLSPLFLIIYLYHQDLGISLILLPYILILIQGISELSDLFDGFFARRKNEVTELGKLLDPMADSIFRLSVFLTFTQGIVQLPLILVLFFFYRDSIISTLRTLCALRGVALGARLSGKIKAVLQASVTLLILILMIFYSLGHIDLHLFQKISMISVLIVCLYTISSGIEYIYANRSYIQKALNRK, from the coding sequence GTGGTAATTGCGCTCTGTTTCACGCTTGTGCGTATCCTTCTAAGCCCTCTTTTTCTCATTATTTATCTCTATCATCAGGATCTAGGAATTAGTCTCATTCTTCTTCCCTATATCCTCATCTTGATACAGGGTATTTCGGAGCTATCCGACCTTTTTGACGGCTTTTTTGCCCGCAGAAAGAACGAGGTAACAGAGCTTGGCAAGCTGCTCGACCCCATGGCCGACAGCATCTTTCGCCTCTCTGTCTTCTTGACATTCACTCAAGGCATCGTCCAGCTCCCGCTGATTCTAGTTCTCTTCTTCTTCTATCGAGATTCGATTATTAGCACCCTTCGCACGCTCTGCGCTTTAAGAGGCGTAGCCCTTGGAGCTCGCTTAAGTGGGAAAATTAAGGCGGTCCTTCAGGCGTCTGTAACACTTTTAATTTTAATTTTAATGATCTTCTACTCCCTTGGCCACATAGATCTCCACCTCTTCCAAAAAATTAGTATGATCAGCGTGCTGATCGTCTGCCTCTACACGATCTCTTCTGGCATTGAGTACATCTATGCCAATCGCAGCTACATTCAAAAAGCTCTCAATCGAAAGTAG
- a CDS encoding glycogen synthase: MHIVHIASELAPVAKVGGLGDVLYGLSKELVSKKQKVEIIIPKYDCIDYKQLKHLKVDLQEMLCTEGSEQIRNTIWSCELENLRVLLIESHDPTHYFGREKIYGCDDDVERFTYFCRAALEYLFQTKRTPDLIHLHDWPTALIAPLYKEVYKPLGLKAQGIVLTIHNLDYQGKCLPKQISRVGLRGENPLIREKMQDPSIFGTINLLKGGIEYADQVTTVSPTYMREIMTPLAGAGLQEVVVANRNKMRGILNGIDENYWNPEKDPFLIKRYNTFNVGEQDKLQKVLEAKKENRRQLRIHFGLREGDYPIVGSVTRLVTQKGPELILHAMTRTLKRGGQFTLLGSDHGSKIEKEFLPWNGREKSIGISIDKNEALCHLIFAGSDLLIVPSLFEPCGLTQMIALRYGTVPVVRRTGGLADTVFDIDTSDRPESERNGYTFDHFDAAGMNWALDRALDCWENDRAKWNRIIMNGMRYNFSWEKSARAYLDLYTALISRDKKRAA; the protein is encoded by the coding sequence ATGCATATCGTCCATATTGCTTCAGAACTCGCCCCCGTTGCTAAAGTTGGCGGACTAGGAGACGTTCTCTATGGGCTCTCGAAGGAGCTCGTCAGTAAAAAGCAGAAGGTCGAAATCATTATTCCAAAGTACGACTGTATCGATTATAAGCAATTAAAACATCTTAAAGTTGATCTCCAAGAGATGCTCTGCACGGAGGGATCTGAACAGATACGCAACACTATCTGGTCGTGCGAACTTGAAAACTTGCGGGTGCTTCTTATTGAATCACACGACCCGACTCACTACTTCGGACGCGAAAAGATCTATGGCTGTGACGATGATGTGGAGAGGTTTACCTACTTCTGCAGAGCTGCGCTCGAGTACCTCTTTCAAACTAAGCGCACACCCGATCTAATTCATCTACACGACTGGCCAACAGCTCTTATTGCGCCTCTCTACAAAGAAGTCTACAAACCCCTCGGCTTAAAAGCGCAAGGGATTGTGCTTACGATTCACAACCTAGACTACCAAGGGAAGTGTCTTCCAAAGCAGATCTCGCGCGTGGGATTGCGCGGAGAAAATCCCCTCATTCGCGAAAAGATGCAGGACCCCTCTATCTTCGGTACTATCAACCTTCTGAAGGGAGGGATCGAGTATGCAGACCAGGTGACAACTGTCTCTCCCACCTACATGCGAGAGATCATGACGCCTCTTGCAGGAGCAGGCCTACAAGAAGTGGTTGTTGCAAATCGCAACAAGATGCGCGGCATCCTCAACGGCATCGATGAGAACTACTGGAACCCTGAAAAAGATCCCTTCTTGATTAAACGCTACAACACCTTTAACGTGGGTGAACAGGACAAGTTACAAAAGGTCTTGGAGGCAAAAAAAGAGAACCGCCGGCAGCTTCGTATACACTTTGGGTTGCGCGAGGGAGACTATCCTATCGTCGGCTCGGTGACACGCCTGGTTACACAGAAGGGTCCAGAGCTCATCTTGCATGCGATGACTAGAACTTTGAAGCGTGGGGGGCAGTTTACTCTTCTAGGTTCCGATCACGGCTCTAAGATCGAAAAGGAGTTTCTTCCCTGGAACGGAAGAGAAAAAAGCATCGGCATTAGCATCGATAAAAACGAGGCTCTCTGCCATCTCATTTTTGCGGGATCGGATCTACTCATTGTTCCTTCGCTTTTTGAGCCATGCGGCCTCACGCAGATGATCGCATTGCGTTACGGAACGGTTCCTGTTGTGAGACGCACAGGAGGCCTCGCTGATACGGTGTTTGATATTGATACTTCTGATCGCCCAGAAAGTGAACGAAACGGCTACACCTTCGACCACTTCGATGCGGCCGGCATGAACTGGGCGCTCGATCGAGCGCTCGACTGTTGGGAAAATGATCGTGCGAAGTGGAATCGAATCATCATGAATGGAATGAGATACAACTTTAGCTGGGAAAAATCAGCGAGAGCCTATCTCGATCTCTACACTGCGCTGATCTCCAGGGATAAGAAAAGAGCCGCCTAA
- the rlmN gene encoding 23S rRNA (adenine(2503)-C(2))-methyltransferase RlmN — MTRSLHNITESELKEWLIAQDEKPFRASQILDWLYKKGVTEWSQMTNLSASIREKLSSHFHLKSIKLRETQDSIDNETTKFLWELSDGKLVESVLIRSFERRTVCVSSQVGCPARCAFCASGKQGLMRNLTAAEIYEQVYEIDRYLKAKEERVSHVVYMGMGEPFENYEEVVKSIGFLCDPTRLGLSQRRITVSTVGVIEGIVRFAEEDLKVNLVLSLHAPNQRIRQKIIPYARKYPLDEILTAMRFFAHKTRRDITYEYTMMAGINDSLDCAHELASLLGGQQCTINLIPYNPVEGLHLNRPSKETIEGFREALTESGLNVTWRYTKGKDIAAACGQLAMRN, encoded by the coding sequence ATGACACGATCTCTTCATAACATCACCGAAAGTGAACTCAAAGAGTGGCTTATCGCCCAAGATGAGAAGCCCTTCCGCGCGTCGCAGATTTTGGATTGGCTTTATAAAAAAGGCGTAACAGAGTGGTCTCAGATGACCAATCTGAGCGCTTCCATTCGAGAGAAGCTCTCCTCTCATTTTCATCTCAAATCGATCAAGCTGCGCGAGACTCAAGACTCCATAGACAATGAGACGACCAAGTTCCTCTGGGAGCTATCCGACGGCAAGCTTGTTGAATCTGTTCTTATCCGCTCTTTTGAGCGACGCACCGTTTGCGTCTCCTCGCAAGTCGGCTGTCCGGCCCGATGCGCATTTTGCGCTTCTGGTAAGCAGGGACTCATGCGAAATTTAACTGCAGCTGAGATCTATGAGCAGGTCTATGAGATCGACCGCTACCTCAAGGCAAAAGAGGAGAGGGTCTCTCACGTGGTTTATATGGGGATGGGTGAGCCCTTTGAAAACTATGAAGAGGTTGTAAAGTCGATCGGCTTCCTCTGCGATCCCACACGACTGGGCCTCTCTCAAAGAAGAATCACCGTTTCTACTGTCGGCGTGATTGAGGGAATTGTCCGTTTTGCTGAGGAAGATTTAAAAGTGAACCTCGTTCTCTCTCTGCACGCTCCGAATCAGAGAATCCGCCAGAAGATCATCCCCTACGCACGCAAGTACCCGCTCGATGAGATACTTACCGCAATGCGCTTCTTTGCTCACAAGACGAGAAGAGACATCACCTACGAGTATACGATGATGGCAGGGATCAACGACAGTCTCGACTGCGCGCACGAGCTCGCAAGCCTCTTGGGCGGGCAGCAGTGCACTATTAACCTCATCCCCTATAACCCAGTAGAGGGGCTCCACCTTAATCGCCCATCCAAAGAGACGATTGAGGGCTTTAGAGAGGCTCTTACTGAGAGCGGACTCAATGTCACCTGGCGCTACACCAAAGGCAAGGACATCGCCGCCGCCTGCGGCCAGCTCGCCATGCGCAACTAA
- a CDS encoding 50S ribosomal protein L25/general stress protein Ctc: MKLTVTARAQKKKSDTKQVRREGNIPGIIYSPGKEPELIVINGIEYATLMRSVESGRLPTTIFTLVFGKKERRAILKEVQYEITNYQVSHLDFQELHEDVLVQVKVPISITGAADCPGVKLGGFLRQVIRTVQVECLPKHIPTEFVVDVKDLGIAQSKRLSDINLPKHVRPLAKMDEVLAVIAKR; encoded by the coding sequence ATGAAACTTACAGTCACAGCCCGTGCTCAGAAGAAGAAGAGCGATACGAAACAGGTAAGACGGGAAGGCAACATTCCAGGAATTATCTATTCCCCAGGAAAAGAGCCTGAGCTGATCGTCATCAATGGAATCGAGTACGCTACCTTGATGAGAAGCGTAGAGTCTGGACGCCTTCCAACAACTATTTTTACTCTAGTTTTCGGAAAGAAAGAGCGCCGCGCGATTCTGAAAGAAGTTCAATACGAGATCACAAACTACCAGGTCTCTCACCTCGACTTCCAAGAGCTCCACGAAGACGTTCTCGTCCAAGTAAAAGTGCCTATTTCGATTACTGGCGCTGCTGACTGCCCAGGCGTTAAACTCGGTGGATTTTTAAGACAGGTGATTCGCACTGTTCAAGTCGAATGCCTTCCGAAGCATATCCCTACAGAGTTCGTCGTGGATGTAAAAGATTTGGGCATCGCACAGAGCAAACGCCTCTCAGACATCAATCTTCCTAAGCATGTACGCCCGCTTGCGAAGATGGAT
- the dnaG gene encoding DNA primase, translated as MSMYKKESLDDLRSKIDLVEVVSSHIRLQRSGSSHKACCPFHDEKTPSFTIQRGDTHYHCFGCGAHGDAIAFLMGYLKMGFVEAIEHLAERFQVVLEKSDEAQEGRGPNKPALKNLLEKACQLYHFTLLYTPVGHQALRYLYERGIDLDFIQRFRVGYAPAISDYLQKILPSDHGDLELMAQAGLLHLSESGRRRDFFGDRITFPISDASGMVIGFSARKFKEETFGGKYINTPETPLFKKSSVLFGLSYSRQRIAKERRALIVEGQIDALRLIYAGFDYTVAGQGTAFGEDHVRELMHLGLSHALLAMDGDEAGQKAAVKIGNLFQKKGVEVSIVPMPAGSDPDAFLRERGELSFAKLLQESVPYLPFLFNHLGRGLNLDSPAQKNEIVRTIATQVRLWEHPIMVHESLRRLAEIARVPLEMLSKERDLVPNAPPARVELSRMASAVEKVDPDRILETDLLRWLFFVGESEPNIVELIRANMDEQQLRVPVCKELYALYMQAYAEKKPRDLLALGTSLQEGKDQLFLSEIMQKKINLQRAKEGVIETIQKILNRSWLQKREDIRIKIHSGKCSETEVLELAKQFDEIKKHPPQIII; from the coding sequence ATGTCGATGTACAAGAAAGAGAGTTTGGATGATCTGCGCAGCAAGATCGACCTCGTAGAGGTCGTCTCGTCGCATATTCGCTTGCAGCGCAGCGGATCTTCCCACAAAGCCTGCTGCCCGTTCCACGATGAGAAGACCCCCTCATTTACGATTCAGCGCGGCGACACCCACTACCACTGCTTTGGATGCGGCGCGCATGGAGATGCGATCGCCTTCCTCATGGGCTACCTTAAGATGGGATTTGTCGAAGCGATAGAACATCTCGCAGAACGCTTTCAAGTTGTTTTAGAAAAGAGCGATGAGGCCCAGGAGGGGAGAGGCCCCAATAAACCAGCGCTCAAAAATCTCCTTGAGAAGGCGTGCCAACTCTACCACTTTACGCTTCTCTACACTCCAGTAGGGCACCAGGCACTTCGCTATCTCTACGAGAGAGGCATCGACCTCGATTTTATCCAGAGATTCCGCGTGGGCTACGCCCCAGCAATTTCCGACTATCTACAGAAGATCCTCCCCTCAGATCATGGAGATCTAGAGCTCATGGCACAGGCAGGGCTGCTGCACCTCTCCGAGTCGGGCAGAAGACGCGATTTTTTTGGCGACAGAATCACCTTTCCCATCTCCGATGCGAGCGGCATGGTCATCGGCTTTTCAGCCCGTAAGTTCAAAGAGGAGACCTTTGGTGGTAAGTATATCAACACTCCCGAAACCCCTCTCTTTAAAAAATCCTCCGTGCTCTTTGGTCTTAGCTACAGCCGGCAGAGGATCGCAAAAGAGAGACGCGCGCTGATTGTAGAAGGACAGATCGATGCGTTAAGGCTCATCTACGCGGGATTCGACTACACCGTCGCAGGACAGGGTACCGCCTTCGGAGAGGATCATGTCAGAGAGCTCATGCATCTCGGTTTAAGCCATGCGCTTCTCGCGATGGATGGCGATGAGGCGGGACAGAAAGCTGCTGTAAAGATCGGCAATCTCTTCCAGAAGAAGGGAGTTGAGGTCTCGATCGTCCCGATGCCCGCAGGCTCCGATCCCGACGCCTTTTTACGTGAACGAGGAGAGCTCTCATTTGCCAAACTCCTGCAAGAGAGCGTTCCCTACCTGCCCTTCCTCTTCAACCACTTGGGAAGAGGGTTAAATCTCGACTCTCCAGCGCAGAAGAATGAGATTGTGCGCACGATTGCAACGCAGGTGCGCCTCTGGGAGCATCCGATCATGGTGCACGAGAGCCTTAGACGCCTTGCTGAGATTGCGCGCGTGCCTCTCGAGATGCTCAGCAAAGAGAGAGACCTCGTTCCCAACGCTCCACCTGCAAGAGTAGAGCTAAGCCGCATGGCCTCCGCTGTTGAGAAAGTAGATCCCGATCGCATCCTAGAAACCGATCTTCTTCGCTGGCTCTTTTTTGTGGGCGAGAGCGAGCCCAATATCGTCGAGCTCATCCGCGCAAATATGGATGAGCAGCAGCTGCGCGTGCCCGTTTGCAAAGAGCTCTATGCCCTCTACATGCAGGCCTATGCTGAGAAGAAGCCGCGCGACCTCTTGGCGCTAGGAACAAGCCTGCAAGAGGGAAAAGATCAGCTCTTCCTCTCCGAGATCATGCAGAAGAAGATCAACCTCCAGCGCGCCAAAGAGGGTGTGATTGAAACCATCCAGAAGATCCTCAACCGCTCCTGGCTTCAGAAGCGCGAAGACATCCGCATCAAGATTCACAGCGGCAAGTGCAGCGAAACAGAGGTCCTCGAACTCGCCAAGCAGTTCGACGAGATCAAAAAACACCCTCCCCAGATCATTATCTAA
- a CDS encoding membrane dipeptidase, translating to MVPIPVIDLHCDLLSYLQVSKERTPFDAISRSSYGQMREGGVRLQVLAIFTTTEPGSTRVAREQIELYLQLLSKYKSEYAFFTGPECFEKPSEKIFIIPAFENASGFCEEDEPLERALSRLNHLYETMGRILYISLTWNDENRFGGGNSTTVGLKEDGKQLLRWMDQKKIAVDLSHTSDALAHDILNFIDQNKLKVPVLASHSNFRSITNVARNLPDELAREIIRRRGVIGFNLFRPFVGAHDQRDILKHAEHGLGLQGEKALCFGADFFCDTDFPGIQIKYNADKMYFDEYGNSSGYPHILKMFEEHLSLPRPLLHNLASGNILSFMQ from the coding sequence ATGGTTCCAATTCCCGTGATCGATCTGCACTGCGACCTCCTCAGCTACCTGCAGGTAAGCAAGGAGAGGACGCCGTTTGATGCGATCTCGCGCAGCTCCTATGGGCAGATGAGGGAAGGGGGCGTTCGTTTGCAGGTGCTTGCTATTTTTACGACTACCGAGCCCGGCTCTACGCGGGTTGCGCGCGAGCAGATCGAGCTCTATCTGCAGCTGCTAAGCAAGTACAAGAGCGAGTATGCTTTTTTCACAGGTCCGGAGTGCTTTGAGAAGCCCTCTGAGAAGATCTTTATCATCCCCGCCTTTGAGAACGCTTCGGGATTTTGCGAAGAGGATGAGCCTCTTGAAAGGGCTCTTTCGCGGCTCAACCATCTCTATGAGACAATGGGTCGCATTCTCTACATCAGCCTAACGTGGAATGATGAGAATCGCTTTGGCGGAGGAAACAGCACAACGGTTGGGCTAAAAGAGGATGGCAAGCAGCTGCTGCGCTGGATGGATCAGAAGAAGATCGCAGTCGACCTAAGCCACACCTCCGATGCTCTTGCCCACGACATTCTAAATTTCATCGATCAGAACAAGTTGAAAGTTCCCGTGCTTGCGAGCCACTCCAACTTTCGCTCAATTACAAATGTGGCGCGCAACCTTCCCGACGAGCTCGCGCGTGAGATTATCCGCCGCAGAGGCGTAATCGGCTTCAACCTCTTTAGACCTTTTGTAGGAGCACACGACCAGAGAGATATTCTCAAGCACGCAGAACATGGGCTTGGTCTTCAGGGTGAAAAGGCTCTCTGCTTCGGAGCCGACTTCTTCTGCGATACCGACTTTCCCGGCATCCAGATCAAGTATAACGCCGACAAGATGTACTTCGATGAGTATGGAAACTCCTCAGGCTATCCCCACATCCTCAAGATGTTTGAAGAGCACCTAAGCCTCCCGCGCCCTCTCCTCCATAACCTAGCCTCCGGCAACATCCTCTCCTTCATGCAATAA
- a CDS encoding ribose-phosphate pyrophosphokinase, producing MHNENGYMLFAGTSHPELARQIADSVGVKLGKVTIETFPDGEIGVHVLDNVRGRDVFLLQSVARHPNLYLMELLILVDAMKRASARSIIAMIPYFGYARQDRKGTAREPITAKLVADLLEKAGVTRVLSMDLHTEQIQGFFNIPVDNLYARPALVEAVKRLKMDKCVVVTPDVGSIKLARSFAEELKCDYAIVDKRRISAKRVEMDALIGDVKDCDVLIVDDICSTGSTLKTAAVVCKNAGAKRIYAVVTHGLFVGESFEESAIEKMLVSNTVTLPPGIPRERIEVVSIAPLFAKAIDSIVGAKSISSLFSRSSS from the coding sequence ATGCACAATGAAAACGGATACATGTTATTTGCGGGCACCTCCCATCCGGAGCTTGCACGTCAAATTGCAGACTCCGTCGGTGTGAAGCTTGGAAAAGTGACAATTGAGACGTTTCCAGATGGCGAGATAGGCGTTCATGTTTTAGACAACGTCCGTGGTAGGGATGTTTTCCTTTTGCAATCCGTCGCACGACATCCCAATCTCTATCTCATGGAACTTCTCATATTGGTCGACGCTATGAAGCGCGCCTCGGCCCGTTCGATCATCGCGATGATTCCCTATTTTGGGTATGCGCGTCAGGATCGAAAGGGAACAGCACGAGAGCCGATTACGGCTAAACTTGTTGCTGACCTGCTTGAAAAAGCGGGTGTTACGAGGGTGCTCTCTATGGATCTGCATACGGAGCAGATTCAGGGGTTTTTTAACATCCCTGTGGACAATCTTTACGCAAGACCGGCTCTTGTAGAAGCGGTGAAGCGTTTAAAGATGGACAAGTGTGTGGTGGTAACCCCGGACGTAGGGAGCATAAAACTCGCCCGGTCGTTCGCAGAGGAGCTTAAGTGCGACTATGCGATTGTCGACAAGCGTCGAATAAGTGCAAAGCGAGTAGAGATGGATGCCCTTATTGGGGACGTGAAGGACTGCGATGTCCTGATCGTCGATGACATCTGCTCGACAGGAAGCACGCTCAAGACGGCGGCAGTGGTGTGTAAGAATGCGGGTGCAAAGCGCATCTATGCAGTAGTTACCCACGGCCTCTTTGTCGGTGAGTCGTTTGAGGAAAGTGCGATTGAAAAGATGCTGGTTAGCAATACCGTGACACTACCTCCTGGTATTCCTCGAGAGAGGATTGAGGTTGTGTCAATTGCCCCTCTTTTTGCTAAGGCGATAGATTCCATCGTCGGTGCAAAGTCCATCTCCTCCCTGTTCAGTAGATCTTCGTCCTAA